Proteins from one Elgaria multicarinata webbii isolate HBS135686 ecotype San Diego chromosome 3, rElgMul1.1.pri, whole genome shotgun sequence genomic window:
- the LOC134396178 gene encoding zinc finger protein 684-like: protein MEERLEASGKAPHVVKVMCLKELPKQAAPQNGMQQPGDSLPQRWMAQCQEFLKALACHCSGWGNSPKLGPWANTKAFLESFEQVAEACQWPSGEWAARLLPALSGEAKQAFNNLEARDREDYGKVKAAILRGEANRMETLRQHFRQFRYQEVEDPGRIYGQLRELCHQWLKPETHTKEQILELLILEQFLAILPEEIQSRIRLWDPETSTQTVADEFLLSPQEAKTWEWQVPLEEVSLSPSEAEGSPQRQNYTEAKEEADEDLCLLANGVMSPSHPSLVPPPEEMAEAGLTERSVNVNDTTVPLDHAEWAALNPPQGTMHWEVMQENSEDIRPLGGFVIPKPEAISQMEQGEMVFSQDSEEGEALPDDISGDEEPLKIKKEDSQRGSREPEEIYSMSLEISQGKASLVAEIHEQGYESEGQQRKRPAEGWVACTEIAGRHTATKDPARHTRVNRFLHSRGGKWYRCKSGLLTNQLLHSGVTPYECLVCGKRFQKKNYLAKHQRIHVRPKVYQCSECGESFNWREGFVRHRGTHTGEKPHECSQCGKCFSQRESLIRHEKIHTGKKPYECPECGKNFCRRDSLVRHQKIHTGEKPYECHECGKSFNQKEVLLRHQRIHTGEKPYKCHECGESFTQRAILNRHEKTHMAEKALLLL, encoded by the exons ATGGAGGAGAGGTTAGAAGCCTCAGGGAAGGCCCCACACGTTGTCAAGGTGATGTGTTTGAAGGAGTTGCCAAAGCAGGCAGCACCACAAAATGGTATGCAGCAACCTGGAGATAGTTTGCCACAGCGATGGATGGCCCAGTGTCAAGAGTTCTTGAAGGCGTTGGCTTGCCATTGCTCGGGATGGGGAAACTCACCAAAGCTTGGGCCTTGGGCCAATACCAAGGCCTTTCTGGAGTCTTTTGAGCAAGTGGCCGAAGCTTGCCAATGGCCTTCAGGAGAGTGGGCGGCCCGGCTCCTGCCGGCATTGAGTGGAGAAGCCAAACAGGCCTTTAACAACTTGGAAGCTAGAGACAGAGAGgactatgggaaagtgaaggcggccatcttgcgaggggaAGCCAACCGGATGGAGACACTGCGACAGCACTTCAGGCAATTCCGCTACCAAGAGGTCGAGGACCCAGGGAGGATTTACGGACAGCTCCGGGAGCTTTGccaccagtggctgaagccggaaacacacaccaaggagcagatcctggagctgctgatcctggagcagttcctagCCATCTTGCCCGAGGAAATCCAGAGCCGGATAAGGTTGTGGGACCCGGAGACCAGCACCCAAACAGTGGCAGACGAGTTCCTCCTAAGTCCCCAAGAGGCCAAGACTTGGGAATGGCAG GTGCCGCTGGAGGAAGTGTCCCTGAGTCCTTCAGAAGCAGAGGGGTCGCCTCAGAGACAAAACTACACAGAGGCCAAGGAGGAAGCAGACGAGGATCTCTGTTTACTCG CTAATGGGGTTATGTCTCCCAGTCATCCCAGTTTGGTACCTCCTCCTGAAGAAATGGCTGAAGCTGGGCTTACTGAG aggagTGTGAATGTGAATGACACGACTGTGCCTTTGGACCATGCCGAGTGGGCTGCGTTAAACCCCCCGCAAGGAACGATGCACTGGGAGGTCATGCAGGAGAACTCCGAGGACATCCGTCCTTTGG GAGGATTTGTGATTCCTAAACCGGAGGCGATATCCCAAATGGAACAAGGGGAAATGGTTTTCAGCCAGGACTCTGAGGAAGGTGAAGCATTGCCGGACGACATCTCAG GTGATGAGGAACCCCTTAAAATTAAGAAAGAGGATTCTCAGCGAGGAAGTCGGGAGCCAGAGGAAATATACAGCATGTCGCTGGAAATATCCCAAGGGAAGGCATCTTTGGTGGCGGAGATTCACGAGCAAGGATATGAATCTGAGGGGCAACAGAGGAAGAGGCCAGCGGAGGGGTGGGTGGCATGCACTGAGATTGCAGGTCGCCACACGGCCACTAAGGACCCCGCAAGGCACACGCGGGTGAATAGGTTTTTGCACTCCAGGGGTGGGAAATGGTACCGCTGCAAATCGGGGCTGCTTACAAATCAGCTTCTTCATTCCGGCGTGACCCCTTACGAATGCCTCGTGTGTGGGAAACGCTTCCAGAAAAAGAATTACCTCGCTAAACACCAGAGAATCCATGTGAGACCCAAGGTGTATCAGTGCTCCGAGTGCGGGGAGAGCTTCAACTGGAGAGAAGGCTTTGTAAGACACAGAGGGAcgcacacgggagagaagccgcaCGAGTGTTCCCAGTGCGGGAAATGCTTCAGCCAGCGGGAGAGCTTGATTCGGCACGAGAAAATCCACACGGGGAAGAAGCCGTACGAGTGCCCCGAGTGTGGGAAAAACTTCTGCCGGAGGGATTCGTTGGTGAGGCATCAGAAGATCCATACGGGAGAGAAGCCTTACGAATGCCacgagtgcggaaagagcttcaatcagaAAGAGGTCCTGCTcagacatcagagaatccacacaggagagaagccatacaAATGCCATGAGTGCGGGGAAAGCTTCACACAGAGAGCCATACTGAATAGACACGAGAAAACCCACATGGCAGAAAAGGCGTTATTGCTACTCTGA